The DNA sequence ACATTGTCTAATTTAATTGTTATTTAACTGAGTGTCTGTCTTTTTGAAGCGAATGACAAAATACTCATCATTATCTCAAAATAATAAACTTTTTGATCGCACCGAAATTATTAAGATCTCTAGGTGCAAGTTTCTCCTCCTTCAGTTTTTAACTTGTTTTGTTGTTCGCATGAGAGAGTTGTTAGTTGATAAGTTTCACCTTAAATTAGTAAATGTCAGGTAAATAATTAATCTGTACCGTTAATTAACCAGCAAATTTAACATACACGGGCAAAGGTAAATTATGAGTAATCAAAATGAGAATGGCTGTGCAGGATGTTTATATGTGATTATTGCATTGTTTGTAGTAGGATTACTTGTAACGTACTGGCAATTTGTTTTAACGTTTGTATTAGGATTTTTTGTCCTATGCTTTATTTTTAACATTATCTCATATGTTTGGAGCAGTCTTTTTGGTAGTAAATATACTCACACTTACCACCCTGTAACTACAAAATTTAACGGTAATAATGATAGTTATGCTAGTCCCGTTTATACTATTGATACAAAGGCGGATGCGATCGATCAATCCTCTGCCTCCAAAACGACCAAACCTAACCAAAAATCTTCTAATTTAGTCAAAAAAGATTCTCCGAAAACCGAAATAGAGATGACCAAAAATAGCAGTAATAAAGGTAAATTAGTCAAAAAAAATATTCAAACTAACTTGGCAAAAGATATAGATCTAAATATTAAAGACAAAAAAATCAAATCAGTCAAATATACAAAAACTACGATTGAGGAAGTTGTTTATGAAATAGACACTAATGATTAATATTCTGCTACTGTAACTCTCTGTCGATGAAGGTATAGCACAGAAATTATTAAGCGTGTAAATATTTACAGTTCAGAATCAATATTTTGTTTTTGATAGACATTTATAGTATTACTTGAAAGTGTAATAATTTTTTTCTGTAGTATTTTAGGTTTATGTACTTTCACTTCACCACCAAATCCTAATATCCAGCGAATGAAATCAAATTCATCTAGTGACCATTGAGGTAATGTAACCTGAAAACGATAAGGTTTTTGTTTGTCTTTACTTTTACTCAAGCTAAATAATGATGAATTACTATTCGATAATAAGCGGGGGGGTTTTGTCATTTTCATTTGTTGACTAGGAAACCTTTTTGTACCTTCTGCAACAAAACTAAATATTTTTTCACTAAACCATAATTCAACTGTTTCCTGTACTTTTTGTTTATCTTCTTTATTACTGCTTAAAAATAACTTTTGCTGTTCAACACTATTCCCCAGATGAATACCATAACTAGCTGATAATAATTTAGTTAATTTTTTTAATGCTTTTTTCTGCTCTGTGATACTTCTAGTTGTATCCATTTCCTGTTGAATATAAAGTCTGTCTAACCTTTCAAAACGAAATAATTTATCTTTTTCTCCTCCCTTCTGCTCAAATCCTACATACCATGCAAAATTATAAAAAACTATCTGTAATAACCATCCACAAAAAGCACCTTTTTCTTCTCCTTCGTAACTACCACGATTAGCAAATTTATTTAGTTGTACTAATTTTCCCTGTTCAATAATTTCCTGTATTCTCTGAGTTTGATTACTTAGTGTTGTGGAGTCTAAAGATTCAGTATCAATCATGGAGTGATTGGCGATCGCTCTAACAGGATAACTATAATGGTCATCAAAATTAGCCCATTTCATTTTCTGCTCAAACTTATGATAAAGGTTAAGAGCTAAAGGATCATCAATATTTTTGGTTTGGGTTTGCAGGAGACGAAATGTCTCAACTAATTCTCTTTCAGAAAGGATACCAGTGCCGAGGAAATAACCATTACGCATAGTTTTAGGTAAAATTTGATAAGGTTTGAGAATAAATTGAATATCTTTTCTAAGTAAATCTCGTCTTGCTTTTAGGTGTTTATCAGGACATTTTTCCAGTGAAATCAACGTACAGGTTAAATTAGTTAAATGTCCAGAAAGATTTGATTTGCTACTATCTTTTATATTTTGCTCATCAGGATATAATTGATTGAGAAAATCTGCTTCAACATTGGGAAGAAAAGGATAATCCGCAATAGTCTTAATTGTGTTTAAAATTCTCTCAAAAGTGTATTTATCAGAAGCATAATGAGTAATAATACCATCTAAATTATCATTCATTTCTGTCAGGGATAATTCATACTTAGGTTCTGTAATATTATGTTTGATTAATCCATAATTAATAAGAAATTGTAAATCTTTTTCAATAGCTAATTTATCAGCATAAATATTACCTTTTAATTTTGCCATAACGGCACTAATTTCACTAAGAGAATCATCAAAGGTAACAGGATTACCAAATATTTGCTCTAAAATATCGGGATAGGCATATTCTAAATTTCCCAACTCAGGATAAGCGATTAACAAAGATATTAGGTGCATTAACCTGTCAAAATCTAATAATTTAGAATAACGATGGGGGGTAATATTTTCTATTTTAGTACGATTCTCTCTATTAATTATAGAACGTTCTAAACCATTTAATTTTTCTTCAATAAACGATAAATTGTACTGTTGGGGTTGTTTAATTTCTACAATATTAATAAAACCTTCGGCTACATGGGGCGGAAATTGCTGTAATGAATCATTCATCCTCTCTATTATATTATCAGGCACGGTGCGATCACGCTGACTATTCCATTTTTGAGCAATTTTAAGATCTAAATTGAGATACCATGCTAACCAATGAATTTTACCGATTTGCTTCTCTATTTTTGACAATAAGTCCATTCTCCATGCTCTTTGAGCGTTGGTGGCATCATAAATAATCCCTTTATTAAGTGTAATCGTATTTTTTATTTGTTTAAGAACTTCAGCTTCAATTTCTAACCAATTACCCTGTACAATTTCATCTCCATAAAGTTCTTTTCTGATGGTATCCGTAGAGATAATTTGATAGTTACCAGTTTGGGCTAAAAGTTGAGCAAAAGTTGATTTACCAGAAGCGGGAACACCGATTAAAAAGTGACATATCATAATAATTCAAAAATTTTTGTATTGACAACTTTAAAAGGATTAGTCTCTGGTATTTTGCTGATTAATTTTAAAATATCTAACATTGACTTTGTTAATTTTTCTTGTTCTTTAATTTCTTCCACTCCTTGTAAATGATGAATATGATTATTTCTTTCTGAAGCATACTTTTCTATAAAATTTATATTTTGTAAGAAGTTAGAAAAGTCAGTATCATACTTAATTATATCCATCATCATTGGACGATTAAGATACTTAAAATTAACATGATTCTTTTGTAAATGCTTGTATAATTTATCGTTATCAAATACTTTAATTTTCTCAATAATTTCTAACTCAACTGCCTTCCATTTACTATTCTCCCACTGAGATTTATTTAAAAATTTTCTTCTCATTAAATATTGTAATAAATTTTCTTGAAAAGCAAACAACCAAATTAAAAAATCAGAATATTCTTTCTGTTCTAATTTAATACAGGCTTTAAAATAAACTTCTTTTAATAAAGCAACTACATTATTTTGTCTTAAAGGAATAATATCAGTAGTAAAACTTTTTATATCATCTTCTTGATAATGAGAAATTTGACTGTATGCTTGATTAAAATTAAAAGCTAATCTTTGCTTTCCATAAATTAATAAATCATCAACTTTTTTTGAAAATAAGGAGCTTTGTTCTAATGTTAATGATGCACCACTATAATTATAATTATTGATTTGCTGAATAATAATTTTTCGATCAAATTCCTCTTTTAATGTATTGACATTTGTCGTAAAAACTGGTTCCTGTCCTGTGTTGATGGTATCAGGGTTACGAACTTGCCAAACATTACTATGAGGGGCATAACCAGCACTTTGAAGAATTGCCCACGCTGATTTCATCACTGGTGTACCCGAAGAAGCATTTAAAGCTAAAATATCTCCTAATTGCCAATATTGATCCGCAATATTTAAGCCTTTTTTTGCTTCATTAATAGCTAAAGAAAAATTAATTGGATCTTTAGATAGTTCTTTATTTACAGCTATTATTTCTATCTCTAAAATACCATATTCAGTTTGCAATACATCTTTTGTTAATTCCGCATTAGTGTCTAAATCTTGAGTGTAAAGTAAAATAACTTTTTTGATATTTTCTTGAGTATTTAATAGATATTTTGTTAAGGTAATAATTGATCCATCTTGCTGATTTTTTGGGGAGTAGGGATCTTGTGTACCAACAAATGATATTAATATTGTTGTCATAATTATCTTATTTTTATTATTTAAAATTACCACAGACGTTGAAACGCACTGGCATTTGAGCCTAAAAAGTTTAAAAAATTATTTGTTATGTCACTGTTATCAGGAAAAATAGTTAATAATTCTACATATTGTTTAGTAGGTAAAATTCTTTTATCTTCTTGTTTGACTCTTCTAGGGTACATTCGATGAATAATTCTGCCAACTCTTCCCATTCTTCCTGTTAAATTTGATTGTTTGATACCATAATCTTGATCATGGAAATAATAAATAGCCTCACTCTCAAAACGATTTTCAGCAATTCTTCCCCATACTTGCACGTTATCTTTTTTGAAAGATTCTCGCCAGTTAGCACCATTTGCGTTTAATTCTTCTTTACTAGCTTTTTCTACCCAATTCTGCATATTTCTATAAACACCGTCAAGAAATTTAGTAACATCACTTAATTCATTGATGGGAATAAATAATTTAGTGGATGATTTAATAAATTCCCAATGACAACCAATCATTGGTTTATTTCCATTGTCAAGATAATCACTGTAAAATAATCGATGATCAATTCTTCGCCACGATTTCCCAAAACCACCTAACAAAAGGCTAAATTGGAGTATTTTAGTTAAGAACTTATGTAAATGTTCTTTTCTCTTATCCTTAATTTTACCCATTGCTAAAATATCGAGAACACCATGTTCTAATTTATAAATAGGCATATCAAAAGAATTACGAGCTGGAGTATAAGTAAAGTTATTCATCTCTAAATCAATAGGATTAAAAACGATTCCTAATTCACCCACTATTGCTCCATTCCTTCCATCAAAACCACCCCATAATTTTTTAGTCAGTTTTTCTGCAATTTCGGCTGTGGTAACACCACCTAGTAATCTCATCGTATGCCCTCTCAAAGCCGCTTTAAACATATTTACTCGAAATTCCCCTTCTTTGCTAATTAACTGAGAAGCTAATCCTTGTCCTTTCAGATTGACACTGATAATAGAGTTTAGTTCATCACGATTATCTAATTTTACTTGCCCATATCCTGCACTTACCCTTGTACCTAACCCCTGTGCGATCGCATCTTCCCAAATTTGCCAAATTTCTTGCCATTCTTCCTCATTTAAAGTTTTGTTTGAGGAGATACCAAAGGTAAATTGAGGTTGATAGAGGGAGATTTGAATAAAAGCCGAATGATTATCATAACCCTTAATTTGCCAACCTTCTTGGGGATGAACCACATCCACTAATTCTTCTGACATCCATTCCTTGTCGGGATAACCACCATGAAAGCGTAAAATACCAGGGTGACTTTCCCCATTTTCCTCATAACCACAGTATATAGGGCGTTTCTTTTTCGGGCAACTACGCCAAAAAGCACCTTTCATACTCGAACCAGGGAAGTAGGGAAAACCCTTTGCTCCAATTACAGGACGAATCACCCCGTCATCTTGTCCACTATTAGTAATAAATCGCCATGTAAATTGATAGGACTTAGTTTGTACTTGTGAACTAAATTGATAATCCTGAGAATCAGTAACAGAATCTAACCATTCATCTGCCCATATTTCTCCATCTTGTATCTTAGCTTTGGGTACTAATCTTTGAATTTGACATCTACTATCAATTTGAGATCTAAACATTAATGGTACACGTTCATAAGCATCTCTAACCATCTTTTTCTCCTTGAATATTTTTTTGCAATATTAACTATTACTTAGTCTGATTTTATTTATAGCGTTGTGTCCACCACACCATCGACTCCGTTAATTGAGTTAAAACAGCGATCACTACTTTTCGTTGTTCTTGGTCAAAACTCCATAGTCTATCAGCCATAACTTGAATTTGTTGAGTATTATTAGGGTCGATGTTATCATTAGGTAAATCAACTCCGGCGTTTGCCATAATTTCTACTAACTTTTGCCAAGTATCACGCCAATAATTAGCCTTTTGTTCACTGCCACGAATACCCTGTAAGCGAAATTGCTCACCCCAAAAACGCTCTAAACCGTAAGCAACAGTCATACGCATTTTATAACTTTGATTAAGAGCATCACTGCCTCTATATCTCAACACTAAATCATTAGCTACTCGATCTAAATTGTAAGACTGCCAAGCCATATTTTTTAAACTCCAAAATAATGTAAGTTAAATTAAATCAATAATTTCCCCTTTTATTAAAGAATCATAGGGGAATCGAATTTATTCCTTTGGGATGATCAAATTCCTTTTATTTCGATGGCACAATGTCCAAAACCAATAGACTCTAAACCGCCTAGATAAATCTCTCCTTTAGTTGAATTATCTTCAAAAGGCTTCCAATCTTCCTCATCTTTTTTTATTGCTACCGGAAAAATCATCTGTGTACCCTCTGGAAGAGCTTCAGTATTAAAGAAAGCACCTTTTACCGCTTTTTTCTCATTTTCATCCAAACGCACCCGACTTTGACGATATAAAGCCATATCGTGAATCATGGCAATTTCATCATCGGCTACCACCACCGCAGGTAATTCTTCCCCATTAGCAAACCATGTTTTTAAATTCTTGTTTGGGTGATCTATAGTAAGAAAGCCGAAGTTAAAGAATAAAGTTGGTTTATTTTCTACTGTTAACGGTTTCAATACAGATGAACCACTATACACTTTAGGTATATCATCATCTATCCCCGTGATACGTTTATAACGTTTTAATAGTTTAGGACAACTGACCCAGACTATTGGTTGTCCTGGACAAAATACAGGAAGCCAAACAATAGATGCGTATTCAAATTTGATGAGCGATTCCGTTGTTGAATCGGTTACTCCTGAGTCTGCATCGTGTCCATACCATTTATTCGTATCATTATCACCTTTTATCAAAAACATTTCCGAGCGAAAACGTCCCCGAATCGAGCTACCCGGTATAACCCCTGTGAGAGTAAATTGATCTCGAAAAATAAGGTTTAAATTACCGCTTTCCTCTCCTGCTGTAGCCCCAACATGAACAGGTGCAAGAGTTTCAATAATACCGTAAGCCTTTTTATACATTGTTAATTCACTCCATTAATTTCTAAAGGTAAACATAAACCACTACCAACTTTTTTCAGGGAGTAGCCTTCATTGGGAAACCAATTTTCATCCCAATCCCACCATGATTTATTCATGGATTCTGATAAAACATAAACACTACCAGCACTTACTCCATAGCGTCCTCGCCCCATTCTCCCCCCTGCACGATAACGGTAGGGTATAGCTTTATCAGTGAGGATTTTATCAACTTTTGGGAAAGATTCAGATTGTGGATAACGGAAAGATAAGCGATTAGTTCCCCATACTGCTGATGTAATTAAAGCAAAGGTTTTGGTGATCGGCTGTTGCAGTAATTTTAGGATGGGATTATTTTCACTAATAGGGATAGTGTTAATTTCTACGAGATGATTTTCCCCTCCGAAACGATACCAACCATCGGGTAATTCGTGGGTTGATAAATAAACGAGACAAACATCATCTTCCATCTGTACTGCATTCTCTAAGAATAACCCTCCTTCTTCCGTATGTCGTTCATCTTTTTTCATTTTTGGATGTAAAACTGAGACATACTTCCAAGGATTTTTCTCAATACTTTTATTCCCTTTAATTACCTGAGCGGATAAATTCCATTGATTAATTTTTACCCAACTATATTCAGGAGTTAAATCAGGTTTTTCTCTGCACCATTTATTATTTTTTATTAACCATTCATCAGTTGTTTTTTCATCAATAATTTTTGTCCAAGGAATTGGTACATAGAAAAATTGATATTGATTTTCTTTTGCCCAAAATGCTCCTGCTATGTGCAAATTTTCCCTTAATTCTTCTTCTTTATACTTTTTATCATTATAATGAGTACTGAAGAATAAACCTGACAGTGTTGCAGGATCTGGCGGAAATTTTGAACGCGATCGCCCTACTAAATTCTCAGGAGATAAAAACCCTCCTGCACTACCATATAAAAACCCTAAAGGCTTAATTGTGATTAAATATTTGAACATAATTATTTTACTTTTAAAATGGTTTGTAGTAAAGGCTTTAGCCTTTTTTCTCAAACTCTAAAGAGTTTACTACTAATTTTTAACTGCATAATTGCCATCCTACTTCTACTAAATTATTAACCCAAATTTTAAAAGCTAAAGAATCATTATCTCCGACAATATGTTTTCTCTTTTTAAAAATTTCTTCTCCTTGATTATCAAAGTAAATATCAATTAAACTTTTAGCTAATAAATAATCATTAGTTACTTGTTTTCCTTCCGTTAATCTAATACCATGACGAGCTTTTAATTGGGCTAAATCATTATAAATATGAGTCCAATTTTGCTTCTTATCCCTATCTTGATAATCGAATAAGATACCTAAATTATCCCAAGGAGTTGTCCACTGTACATATTGTCCACTATTAAAAACAATACGAATAGTAACTCGATCGCGCCCTTTATTTTTTGAGACTTTTTCCGCCTCTCGACAATGCTGTAAAACATCCCGTTGCGGTACACTTCCTGCTACCCAGACAAAACCGACACTTAAATTAATCTTTTGCTCGTGTTTTTCCCATTGTTTTTTGAGAGTTAATAGCCATTGGAGAGCATCTTGTCGCAAATCTTGTGGATTTTTACGGTGATTTTTGTTGTAAATAACCCCTAAAAAATCATCACCTCCTGCATAAATTATTCTACCTAAATCTGAGGGAAAATTATTACTAAAATCCTCACCCCATTGACGCATTGCATTACTAAAGTCTTTGATTTTTTGTTCCTCATTAGGTTGAGCAAGTAAAGATTTTAGATGATCCCCTACTTTGTCACCATCCCCCATAAACCAACCCGTCCATTGTCCAGTAATATTATTCTCTGGCTCTGGTTTTCTGGTTAATTCCGTGAATTTTTCCACAAAAGGTATATCATTTTTAGGAAATTTTTGAGGAATTCCAGTATTAGGTAAAGTAATTAATCTTTTCACTAATTCAGGAATGCTTAAACGCTCATTTAAGTCTAAAACTTTTCCCTCTGTGGCTTCCTCTGTACTCCTTTCTAAAACTGCTGATAATTTAGTATAAAAATTATCGATTACTTCTTTTTCCCGTTCATAGTTTAATGTTTTGGGATTACGATGTCCAGCACCTAAAAAGTTAAATGCGATCGCATCTGTCCCCGTCAAACTCGAACTTTCCCCAATCCAGTTAATACCGACCCAATCACGGGATAACTTACGATTTTCTAAGTCTTCAATAGCGGAACTAATAGAATCACCTTGCCCCCAGAAAAACTCCCATGTATGAGTAGCCCACATTTCCCAATCTCGATCCCAAGTATAAACATCAGACACGTGAGTTTCAATCCATTGTTTACACTCCCAGAGAATCTTTTTCCATGAATGAAATAAAGTTTGTTTTACCAAATCTTGAGGAAAATCTCCTTTAATCAAAATGCGGTTGGGCATTCCTTTTGCTAAATTCGGTAATCCAGGGGAAATTATCTCACAGTTTTGATTAATCGCCTCATCAACAATTTTCTTACTCAAGTAGGAAAGAATTAATGATGCACCGTATAAGTCACGCAGTTTACGAGACTTTTCGATAAATCCTTGTACTGGTGAAAAAGTAATTGCTGTATAAATCACCATATTGGCTTATTCCTTAGCTTCATTACCATTAACTTATCCTATTAATTTTTCTCTGTTTGCTATTTTTAAGCGAATCACAAAAAAATTAATATTGTTTTATCTAAATAATCTTTTTGTTTCAATATCTTTGCAAATAGTAGTATTTGTTAATAAAAAAGTAAGATTTTGATGTTCGCATTAAATTAATAGAATTAAAACAAATTTATTTTATAGTTATTTACTATTGGTGATGGAGGTATCGTTAGTTAATAATAATTAATTTATTATCATGTCAATTTCTTGTGAAGGAAGTCTCATCAAAAGTATTACCGTTGCATTTTTTTATGGTTTAATTACTCTATCTTTATTATTAATTGCTCCTCTGGGATTAACCTCTGTAATTACAAATACTATTGATGTTAGTATTTACAGTTTAGCTGTAACAATAGCATTTGATTTGATTACGGCATTGTTATTAAAATCTTCCGCAAATAAATTTTTAGATTATTCATATCAAGACTTAAAAACTGGTGCGATTAAACTTAATAAAATTAATAATATTCTCCAGAAAAAATACGAAGATAAATGAATACTCTTTATGTTTCCGTTCAAGGTTGTTATCTCTATTTACAAAAGGATTTACTTATAGTTAAACGAGGTAATAACATTATAAATAAAGTCCAATTACCTTTGTTAGAACAAATCCTTATTTTTGGGAAATCTCAGATTACTACCCAGGCTATTAGAGTTTGTTTGTGGCGTAATATTCCTATTGTTTATCTTTCTCGTATGGGTTATTGTTATGGTCGTGCCATTGCTATTGAAAGAGGTTATCGTCAACTATCTCGCTACCAACAACAGTTAAGTTTTTCTGATAAATTAATCACTGCTAGAGCGATCATTAAAACAAAATTAATTAATCAAAAAGTTATCTTACAAAGAAGACAGAAATTAAGAGGTCATTACGATTTCAGTCAATGTTTTAACATCCTTAATTACCTTATTGATAAAATTAATTATGCTGACAGTATTGAAAAAATAATTGGTTATGAGGGTGCTGGAGCAAGTACTTATTTCTCTGTATTTGGACAGTGTATTAATAACCCTGATTTTATATTTTTTGCCCGTAGTCGT is a window from the Cyanobacterium sp. Dongsha4 genome containing:
- a CDS encoding AAA family ATPase translates to MICHFLIGVPASGKSTFAQLLAQTGNYQIISTDTIRKELYGDEIVQGNWLEIEAEVLKQIKNTITLNKGIIYDATNAQRAWRMDLLSKIEKQIGKIHWLAWYLNLDLKIAQKWNSQRDRTVPDNIIERMNDSLQQFPPHVAEGFINIVEIKQPQQYNLSFIEEKLNGLERSIINRENRTKIENITPHRYSKLLDFDRLMHLISLLIAYPELGNLEYAYPDILEQIFGNPVTFDDSLSEISAVMAKLKGNIYADKLAIEKDLQFLINYGLIKHNITEPKYELSLTEMNDNLDGIITHYASDKYTFERILNTIKTIADYPFLPNVEADFLNQLYPDEQNIKDSSKSNLSGHLTNLTCTLISLEKCPDKHLKARRDLLRKDIQFILKPYQILPKTMRNGYFLGTGILSERELVETFRLLQTQTKNIDDPLALNLYHKFEQKMKWANFDDHYSYPVRAIANHSMIDTESLDSTTLSNQTQRIQEIIEQGKLVQLNKFANRGSYEGEEKGAFCGWLLQIVFYNFAWYVGFEQKGGEKDKLFRFERLDRLYIQQEMDTTRSITEQKKALKKLTKLLSASYGIHLGNSVEQQKLFLSSNKEDKQKVQETVELWFSEKIFSFVAEGTKRFPSQQMKMTKPPRLLSNSNSSLFSLSKSKDKQKPYRFQVTLPQWSLDEFDFIRWILGFGGEVKVHKPKILQKKIITLSSNTINVYQKQNIDSEL
- a CDS encoding RAMP superfamily CRISPR-associated protein, with the translated sequence MYKKAYGIIETLAPVHVGATAGEESGNLNLIFRDQFTLTGVIPGSSIRGRFRSEMFLIKGDNDTNKWYGHDADSGVTDSTTESLIKFEYASIVWLPVFCPGQPIVWVSCPKLLKRYKRITGIDDDIPKVYSGSSVLKPLTVENKPTLFFNFGFLTIDHPNKNLKTWFANGEELPAVVVADDEIAMIHDMALYRQSRVRLDENEKKAVKGAFFNTEALPEGTQMIFPVAIKKDEEDWKPFEDNSTKGEIYLGGLESIGFGHCAIEIKGI
- a CDS encoding type III-B CRISPR module-associated Cmr3 family protein — its product is MFKYLITIKPLGFLYGSAGGFLSPENLVGRSRSKFPPDPATLSGLFFSTHYNDKKYKEEELRENLHIAGAFWAKENQYQFFYVPIPWTKIIDEKTTDEWLIKNNKWCREKPDLTPEYSWVKINQWNLSAQVIKGNKSIEKNPWKYVSVLHPKMKKDERHTEEGGLFLENAVQMEDDVCLVYLSTHELPDGWYRFGGENHLVEINTIPISENNPILKLLQQPITKTFALITSAVWGTNRLSFRYPQSESFPKVDKILTDKAIPYRYRAGGRMGRGRYGVSAGSVYVLSESMNKSWWDWDENWFPNEGYSLKKVGSGLCLPLEINGVN
- a CDS encoding Cas10/Cmr2 second palm domain-containing protein — encoded protein: MVIYTAITFSPVQGFIEKSRKLRDLYGASLILSYLSKKIVDEAINQNCEIISPGLPNLAKGMPNRILIKGDFPQDLVKQTLFHSWKKILWECKQWIETHVSDVYTWDRDWEMWATHTWEFFWGQGDSISSAIEDLENRKLSRDWVGINWIGESSSLTGTDAIAFNFLGAGHRNPKTLNYEREKEVIDNFYTKLSAVLERSTEEATEGKVLDLNERLSIPELVKRLITLPNTGIPQKFPKNDIPFVEKFTELTRKPEPENNITGQWTGWFMGDGDKVGDHLKSLLAQPNEEQKIKDFSNAMRQWGEDFSNNFPSDLGRIIYAGGDDFLGVIYNKNHRKNPQDLRQDALQWLLTLKKQWEKHEQKINLSVGFVWVAGSVPQRDVLQHCREAEKVSKNKGRDRVTIRIVFNSGQYVQWTTPWDNLGILFDYQDRDKKQNWTHIYNDLAQLKARHGIRLTEGKQVTNDYLLAKSLIDIYFDNQGEEIFKKRKHIVGDNDSLAFKIWVNNLVEVGWQLCS
- the csx18 gene encoding CRISPR-associated protein Csx18 → MSISCEGSLIKSITVAFFYGLITLSLLLIAPLGLTSVITNTIDVSIYSLAVTIAFDLITALLLKSSANKFLDYSYQDLKTGAIKLNKINNILQKKYEDK
- the cas1 gene encoding CRISPR-associated endonuclease Cas1, which translates into the protein MNTLYVSVQGCYLYLQKDLLIVKRGNNIINKVQLPLLEQILIFGKSQITTQAIRVCLWRNIPIVYLSRMGYCYGRAIAIERGYRQLSRYQQQLSFSDKLITARAIIKTKLINQKVILQRRQKLRGHYDFSQCFNILNYLIDKINYADSIEKIIGYEGAGASTYFSVFGQCINNPDFIFFARSRRPPGNPVNAMLSFGYQILWNHLLTLIELQNLDPYYACLHQDNQRHATLASDLMEEFRSPLIDSLVLYVINRNLINGIDDFTYKNGGCYLNNNGRKKFLSSFLQRMEELVNTGKETKQPRWDLLMRQVKRYKEFVYNPIIGYQPYQIR